In Spirosoma aureum, a single genomic region encodes these proteins:
- a CDS encoding PadR family transcriptional regulator, translating into MKRASLGEFEEVVLLTVAVLEVQGQAYGVAITHEIIEETGRSVRLNQIHAALQRLEDKGMVKSEMGEPTAERGGRRKRLFTVTAYGRRTLQEIQDVRASLWTRLVSPFKLSTSL; encoded by the coding sequence ATGAAACGGGCTTCGTTGGGCGAGTTTGAAGAAGTGGTTTTGCTGACTGTCGCCGTACTGGAAGTGCAAGGCCAGGCGTATGGCGTAGCGATTACTCACGAAATCATTGAGGAGACAGGCCGTTCCGTTCGGCTGAACCAGATTCACGCAGCTTTACAGCGGCTGGAAGATAAAGGTATGGTGAAGTCGGAAATGGGAGAACCGACTGCCGAACGAGGTGGACGACGCAAGCGCCTGTTTACGGTAACTGCCTATGGGCGTCGAACCTTGCAGGAAATTCAGGATGTCCGGGCTAGTTTATGGACTCGCCTGGTCAGCCCGTTCAAGCTGTCGACCAGCCTATGA
- a CDS encoding GlcG/HbpS family heme-binding protein — translation MSATNITLEQAETAVKAAKVKAVELGTLMNIAVVDAGANLTAFARMDGAWLGSVDIAQKKARTARYFDMPTGEVGKLSQPGGSLFNIEHSNGGLITFPGGIPIENADGQIIGAIGVSGSTVENDNDVAQAGVDSLR, via the coding sequence ATGAGCGCAACAAACATCACGTTAGAACAGGCTGAAACTGCCGTCAAAGCGGCCAAAGTAAAGGCAGTAGAATTAGGGACCCTGATGAACATTGCCGTTGTCGATGCCGGTGCCAACCTAACGGCATTTGCCCGAATGGATGGCGCGTGGCTGGGTTCAGTTGACATTGCGCAGAAAAAAGCCCGAACCGCCCGCTATTTTGATATGCCAACGGGCGAAGTTGGTAAACTGTCTCAACCGGGTGGATCACTGTTCAATATTGAGCATTCCAATGGTGGGTTGATTACATTTCCAGGCGGTATTCCTATCGAAAATGCAGATGGCCAAATCATAGGAGCCATTGGCGTTTCGGGTAGCACTGTCGAAAACGACAATGACGTAGCGCAGGCAGGTGTTGATTCCCTTCGCTAA
- a CDS encoding helix-turn-helix domain-containing protein: MKNGYPLQTINLSDTRELDSLVEHRRVFNLNHCELNIFETYRQCSDVVLSYNGLVITSMLRGKKVMHLSQNPGFDFLPGETVILPEGVSMKVDFPEADQKHPVQCATIALDWDVVTSMLNFLNDYYPRKDEGTEWKLNFSQYHFYNNRELANVMNKLISISMEDDIAKDALADLTLKSLLIRVIQTQNMALLEDGLAANNRFGSVIEYIRENLAEKIGIEVLCQKACMSKSSFFRSFKETFGLSPLEFIIRERISLAKRLLANPATTVTEVCYQAGFNNLHYFSRLFKMLEGVTPSSYRQTVCL, from the coding sequence ATGAAAAACGGGTATCCCCTTCAGACGATTAACCTATCAGACACCAGAGAATTAGATTCACTGGTCGAACACCGTCGGGTATTCAATCTGAATCACTGCGAGCTTAATATTTTTGAAACGTATCGGCAATGCTCAGACGTTGTTCTGTCGTATAACGGCCTGGTTATTACCAGCATGTTACGTGGAAAAAAGGTGATGCACCTATCTCAGAACCCCGGCTTTGATTTTCTGCCAGGAGAGACAGTGATTCTGCCGGAAGGGGTTTCGATGAAGGTGGATTTTCCGGAAGCAGACCAGAAACATCCCGTTCAATGCGCAACGATTGCCCTGGACTGGGACGTGGTGACCAGTATGCTAAACTTTTTGAATGACTATTATCCCCGGAAAGATGAGGGTACAGAATGGAAGCTGAATTTCAGCCAATACCATTTTTACAATAATCGGGAGTTGGCCAATGTCATGAACAAGCTGATCAGCATCAGCATGGAAGATGATATAGCCAAAGATGCACTGGCCGATTTGACGCTCAAATCGCTGTTGATTCGGGTAATTCAGACGCAGAATATGGCTCTGTTAGAAGATGGTCTAGCGGCCAACAACCGGTTTGGGTCGGTAATCGAATACATTCGTGAAAACCTGGCAGAAAAGATTGGAATCGAGGTATTGTGCCAGAAAGCCTGCATGAGCAAATCCAGTTTCTTCCGGTCGTTTAAAGAAACCTTTGGTCTCTCTCCACTGGAGTTTATTATCAGGGAACGGATCAGTCTGGCTAAACGACTGCTGGCCAATCCAGCCACAACCGTCACTGAAGTTTGTTATCAGGCAGGGTTTAACAACCTGCATTATTTTTCCCGACTGTTTAAAATGCTGGAAGGTGTTACACCATCATCATATCGACAGACGGTTTGTTTGTGA
- a CDS encoding winged helix-turn-helix domain-containing protein, which produces MRKVAVIIGLLVAGLLFTQFVWLTPVVRYTETDHFAQKVNLALRRTTHLLLIEKGDSTSRIPPVQQINATTFIVRLERPFDYGRLPALLQQSLDVHEIRTNYDVAVLDCTNGELQLGYNFRDVSEKNEVPCGGRQQGRGCYNLQVIFKATEKAHDQQATIWWSWALGVLLLGGVYAVWHRADKATKGQIMPEASAEPENLIRVGRVALNMANQSVKVAGISHILTYREAKLFHLFVRYPNQVLERDFILKSVWEDEGIIVGRSLDVFVSRLRKLLQPDSTVRIVAVHGVGYRLEVQQ; this is translated from the coding sequence ATGAGAAAAGTAGCGGTTATAATCGGATTGCTGGTCGCTGGTTTGCTATTCACACAGTTTGTGTGGTTAACGCCTGTTGTCCGTTATACCGAAACTGACCACTTTGCTCAGAAAGTTAATCTGGCTCTTCGTCGTACAACCCATCTTTTGCTGATAGAAAAAGGGGATTCTACTTCCCGAATTCCACCAGTGCAACAAATTAATGCCACTACATTCATTGTTCGTCTGGAGCGCCCCTTCGATTATGGTCGGTTGCCGGCGTTGTTACAGCAATCGCTGGATGTGCATGAGATCAGAACGAATTATGATGTTGCCGTACTCGACTGCACAAATGGGGAATTGCAGCTTGGCTATAATTTTCGGGATGTCAGTGAGAAGAATGAAGTACCCTGTGGAGGCCGTCAACAAGGCCGGGGCTGCTATAATTTGCAGGTAATTTTCAAAGCAACCGAAAAAGCTCATGATCAGCAGGCTACCATCTGGTGGTCATGGGCTTTGGGAGTCCTGCTTTTGGGTGGCGTATATGCTGTCTGGCATCGGGCCGACAAGGCAACAAAGGGACAGATAATGCCTGAGGCAAGTGCCGAACCCGAAAATTTGATTCGGGTAGGGAGGGTGGCTTTAAACATGGCTAATCAGTCCGTTAAGGTGGCTGGCATTAGCCATATACTCACCTATCGGGAAGCCAAACTCTTTCATCTTTTCGTACGGTATCCTAATCAGGTATTGGAGCGGGACTTTATCCTTAAATCGGTTTGGGAAGACGAAGGCATTATCGTTGGGCGTAGCCTGGACGTTTTTGTGTCGCGACTCCGGAAACTGCTACAGCCCGACTCTACAGTCCGAATCGTAGCCGTACATGGCGTTGGCTATCGACTGGAGGTACAGCAGTAG
- a CDS encoding permease prefix domain 2-containing transporter, producing the protein MNAPRFADRLLKLVCAPDRLEEVQGDLHEEFAYQVGRLGERRARWRYWQDVLGFIWLSVIKRRQKLNVSTYQTNPIMFRNYAKITWRNVLRYRLNSSLTVVGLALGLACGLLIILHVREELNYDKGFSKADRIYRITSENIGQKSRQWAATSPILGVEMQQQIPAIERVARFHRPYPDRVFSYKSSGGELHQFEEKSGYFADSTVVDVFDLSFVKGDPRTALKQIDAIVLTEALAKKYFGDEEPLGKRIQDDLDKRPLTVTGVIRRFPFPAHLQFDYLISMSTYDKYVDKRDRESRGWAGFYNYVLLNSNSTRSAVEARIPEFMVKFYEVKGETRNEILATRKTNLQPITDIHLHSKLEKEMGPNSDITYVYVFSIAALFILLLAAVNFVNMATAQAFNRMKEVGVRKVLGARKEQLINQFLGESFILTLAAALLAFLVFRLAIPFYNELTAKDLHFGELFSPANALLIIMLVSLISVVAGFYPAWFISNFDPINSLKGKKNQVSSVTLIRKGLIVFQFSVSVFMIFGTIVVYRQMKFFQSKDLGFDHEQVVAVKLYGREMWEKANTLQQELLKNSAITNVSRISTLPGDRFGTDMLTPLGKSEDASQMRFLWADENTLPVLQIGVKSGNNFVKKANRSPLSFILNESAVKALKLNSPIGQKVAALGDTGEIVGVAKDFHFASLHTTVDPLVIVQDPGQANYFLLKIKGNKLPETMQFARSTLARLSPESLFIYTFLDEKLARLYDSEQRVGNVLNVFAIFAMFISCLGLFGLSAYAAQVRTKEVGIRKVLGATVSGIMVMLSRDFLQLVLIAILLASPLAWWAMSQWLQSFAYPIHIEWWMFAATGFLTIAVAVLTISFQSIKAALMNPVKSLRAE; encoded by the coding sequence ATGAACGCTCCCCGCTTCGCTGATCGTCTACTCAAACTCGTCTGCGCTCCGGACCGACTGGAGGAAGTGCAGGGCGATCTGCACGAAGAGTTTGCCTATCAGGTGGGGCGGCTTGGCGAGCGTCGGGCGCGGTGGCGCTACTGGCAGGATGTACTGGGATTTATTTGGCTCTCGGTTATAAAACGCCGACAAAAACTAAACGTATCAACCTATCAAACAAACCCGATCATGTTTCGGAATTACGCTAAAATCACCTGGAGAAACGTACTGCGGTATCGCCTAAACAGTTCGCTTACTGTGGTTGGACTTGCCCTGGGGCTGGCCTGTGGATTACTGATTATTCTTCATGTACGGGAGGAACTGAATTACGACAAAGGGTTTTCGAAGGCAGATCGCATTTACAGGATTACGTCAGAGAATATTGGACAGAAGAGCCGGCAGTGGGCTGCCACTTCGCCAATTCTGGGCGTAGAAATGCAGCAACAAATCCCTGCCATTGAGCGCGTGGCCCGATTTCATCGCCCTTATCCAGATCGGGTATTCAGTTATAAATCGTCGGGTGGTGAGTTGCATCAGTTTGAAGAGAAAAGCGGATATTTTGCCGATTCGACAGTAGTCGACGTATTCGATCTTTCGTTTGTGAAAGGTGATCCACGAACAGCGTTGAAGCAGATTGATGCGATTGTGCTGACCGAAGCGCTGGCGAAAAAATACTTTGGTGACGAAGAGCCACTGGGGAAACGGATTCAGGATGATCTGGACAAACGTCCGTTAACCGTAACTGGCGTAATCAGGCGTTTTCCGTTTCCTGCACACCTGCAATTCGACTACCTCATTTCCATGTCCACGTACGATAAGTATGTCGATAAACGTGATCGCGAAAGCCGGGGATGGGCTGGATTTTATAACTATGTTTTACTCAACAGCAACTCGACGCGCTCGGCCGTAGAAGCGCGAATACCCGAGTTTATGGTGAAGTTCTATGAGGTAAAAGGTGAAACCAGAAATGAAATTCTGGCGACCCGAAAGACGAACCTTCAGCCGATTACGGACATTCACCTGCACTCAAAACTGGAAAAGGAAATGGGGCCTAACAGCGACATTACGTATGTCTATGTTTTTTCCATTGCGGCCCTGTTTATCCTGCTGCTTGCTGCGGTCAATTTTGTCAATATGGCCACGGCTCAGGCATTTAACCGAATGAAGGAAGTGGGCGTACGGAAGGTACTGGGCGCCCGCAAAGAACAGCTGATCAACCAGTTTTTAGGTGAATCATTTATTCTGACACTGGCGGCAGCTTTATTGGCGTTTCTTGTGTTCAGGCTGGCCATTCCCTTTTATAATGAGCTGACGGCCAAGGATCTTCACTTTGGTGAGTTGTTCAGTCCAGCCAACGCCCTACTAATTATAATGCTGGTTTCCTTAATCAGCGTGGTCGCCGGATTTTATCCCGCCTGGTTCATTTCTAATTTCGATCCCATTAATTCCCTGAAAGGGAAGAAAAATCAGGTTTCATCAGTTACGCTGATTCGAAAAGGGCTGATTGTATTCCAGTTTAGCGTATCGGTCTTCATGATCTTCGGTACCATCGTCGTGTATCGACAAATGAAGTTTTTCCAGAGTAAAGACCTGGGCTTCGATCATGAGCAGGTAGTCGCCGTAAAGCTCTATGGGCGGGAAATGTGGGAAAAAGCAAACACGCTTCAGCAGGAATTACTGAAAAATTCAGCCATCACGAATGTTTCCCGGATTTCTACTTTGCCCGGCGATCGATTTGGTACAGATATGCTTACGCCACTGGGAAAATCGGAAGATGCCAGCCAGATGCGGTTCTTGTGGGCCGATGAAAACACGCTTCCAGTACTCCAGATTGGGGTAAAATCGGGCAACAATTTTGTCAAAAAAGCGAATAGGTCGCCCTTGTCTTTTATTCTGAACGAATCGGCGGTTAAAGCCCTGAAACTGAATTCTCCTATCGGGCAGAAAGTGGCCGCATTAGGCGATACGGGAGAGATAGTCGGCGTCGCGAAAGACTTTCATTTTGCTTCCCTGCATACCACCGTAGACCCATTGGTGATTGTTCAGGATCCAGGCCAGGCAAACTATTTTCTGCTAAAAATAAAAGGTAATAAACTCCCTGAAACCATGCAGTTTGCCCGCTCTACTCTGGCACGTCTTTCGCCCGAAAGCCTGTTCATTTATACGTTTCTGGACGAAAAACTGGCTCGGCTATACGATTCAGAACAGCGGGTAGGAAATGTGCTGAATGTGTTTGCCATTTTCGCTATGTTCATTTCCTGCCTGGGTCTTTTTGGCTTATCCGCTTATGCTGCCCAGGTGCGGACCAAAGAAGTCGGCATTCGGAAAGTACTTGGCGCTACGGTTTCGGGCATCATGGTAATGCTCTCCAGAGACTTCCTGCAATTAGTCCTAATAGCCATCCTGCTTGCGTCGCCATTGGCCTGGTGGGCTATGAGTCAGTGGCTGCAGAGCTTTGCTTATCCAATTCACATTGAGTGGTGGATGTTCGCTGCAACAGGCTTTCTGACTATTGCCGTTGCCGTTTTAACCATTAGTTTCCAGAGTATCAAAGCGGCTTTGATGAATCCGGTAAAATCACTGCGAGCTGAATGA
- the fdhA gene encoding formaldehyde dehydrogenase, glutathione-independent — protein MCQNHGVAYIKPGVVEVQSIEYPKLALGDRKCHHGVILQIVSTNICGSDQHMVRGRTTAPAGLVLGHEITGLVIEAGRDVEFIKEGDLVSVPFNIACGRCRNCKAGQTGICLNVNPSRPGAAYGYVDMGGWVGGQAEYVMVPYADFNLLKFPDKDQAMAKIRDLTLLSDIFPTGYHGAVTAGVGPGSIVYVAGAGPVGLACAASCHLLGAAVVIVGDMIPERLEQAKSFGCEVVDLRKEISLADQIAAIIGVPEVDSAVDCVGFEAHGHGADAGTEQPATVLNAAMTITRAGGAIGIPGLYVTGDPGAATEAAKEGNLTIRIGLGWAKSHSFYTGQCPVMKYHRQLMNAILYDKIQIAKAVNVEVISLDKAPKGYQDFDKGAAKKFVIDPHGLIPN, from the coding sequence ATGTGTCAGAATCATGGCGTGGCCTACATAAAACCCGGTGTGGTTGAAGTACAATCCATTGAGTATCCGAAGCTGGCCCTTGGTGATCGTAAATGCCACCATGGAGTTATTCTGCAGATCGTTTCAACCAACATCTGCGGCAGCGATCAGCACATGGTGCGGGGAAGAACAACGGCTCCTGCCGGTTTGGTGCTCGGGCACGAAATAACGGGCCTGGTCATTGAAGCCGGGCGCGATGTTGAATTCATTAAAGAAGGTGATCTGGTATCGGTTCCATTTAATATTGCCTGTGGACGCTGCCGAAACTGCAAAGCCGGTCAAACTGGTATTTGCCTGAATGTTAATCCCTCCCGGCCCGGCGCTGCCTATGGCTACGTCGATATGGGCGGTTGGGTTGGCGGACAGGCCGAATATGTGATGGTTCCTTACGCTGATTTTAATTTGCTGAAATTTCCGGATAAAGATCAGGCAATGGCCAAAATCCGGGATTTAACGCTTCTTTCCGATATTTTTCCGACGGGTTATCACGGCGCAGTTACAGCAGGCGTTGGGCCGGGCTCAATCGTTTATGTTGCTGGGGCAGGGCCAGTTGGATTAGCCTGTGCCGCTTCCTGTCATTTGTTGGGCGCGGCTGTCGTTATTGTTGGCGATATGATTCCCGAGCGACTGGAGCAGGCCAAAAGTTTTGGCTGCGAAGTGGTCGATCTTCGCAAAGAGATATCGCTGGCCGATCAGATTGCTGCCATTATTGGTGTACCAGAAGTCGACTCTGCCGTTGATTGTGTGGGTTTCGAGGCTCATGGGCATGGGGCCGATGCAGGTACTGAGCAACCAGCCACTGTATTAAACGCAGCCATGACTATCACCAGGGCCGGTGGGGCCATTGGTATCCCCGGCCTTTATGTAACGGGTGATCCTGGCGCTGCTACTGAGGCCGCCAAAGAAGGCAATCTGACTATCCGGATTGGTTTAGGCTGGGCCAAATCACATTCATTCTACACCGGCCAATGCCCTGTAATGAAGTACCATCGGCAATTGATGAATGCTATTCTGTACGATAAAATACAGATTGCTAAAGCCGTTAATGTAGAAGTTATCAGTCTGGACAAAGCACCGAAAGGTTACCAGGATTTTGATAAAGGGGCCGCTAAAAAATTCGTGATTGACCCACATGGCCTGATTCCTAATTAA
- a CDS encoding ABC transporter permease: protein MKSAPNPPRWADRMLNVICPPDRLEEVQGDLHEEFAYQIERIGERRARWRYIWDVLGFVKSPPVARRHGAYSTTNLMNPTMLQNYLKIAFRNLVKNKTFSGVNILGLALGMACSLLIMLWVQDELSIDAFHANKQQLYRIYMREYFSGKVQGVIWTPGPLADELKKSIPEIQLSTPYEWVSDQTFSVGSKVNKQATNAASADFFKMFSYKLLQGTAEAALKDRNSLAISRSMAESFFGSPEAAIGKTIRFDNRKDLLITAVFENIAKNSTLTFDCLRNWDEFVEDNGWAKGWDSTDPLTFFMIRPDADPAKVEAKIKHLLDKFNRDGNKPVHTELAMQPFHEYYLNSNFKNAQIDGGRIEYVRLFTMVAVFILLIACINFMNLATARSGKRAKEVGVRKVVGAMRSLLIGQFVGEAMLLTVFSIFLAILFVALLLPSFNSLTDKQIGLPVNDLSFWGILAGLTLLTGLLAGSYPAFFLSALNPIRVLKGAMKVDTKSTWLRQGLVVFQFALSIILIVGMIIIYRQVEYVQTKNLGYDRENLVYFPLEGDLVKNYDVLKEQISQISSIKHVSHMTASPASNGSGTEGITWTGSDPNGKVRFTPVGVGYDFVKTMNLSVADGRDFSKAYPTDSTGFLINEAALKVIGYKNPIGKIINWGNGKGAIIGVLKDFHFQSLHTSIRPLIAYLSTDSRRQGGNVIVRIEGGKTKEALAKLEALCKKMNPKFPFTYSFTDQEYARQYQSEQVVSKLSNYFAFLAIFISCLGLFGLATFTAEQRTKEIGVRKVLGASVSSIVGLLSQDFLKLVAIAILVASPIAWWAMNQWLQGFAYKIDIEWWMFVVAGILSVAIALLTVSFQSIKAALMNPVKSLRAE, encoded by the coding sequence ATGAAATCGGCTCCGAATCCTCCTCGCTGGGCCGATCGGATGCTGAACGTTATCTGCCCTCCTGATCGACTGGAGGAAGTACAGGGCGATTTGCACGAAGAGTTTGCCTATCAGATTGAACGGATCGGTGAGCGCCGGGCGCGGTGGCGCTACATCTGGGATGTACTGGGATTTGTGAAGTCTCCGCCGGTAGCCCGCCGACACGGAGCTTATTCAACAACTAATTTAATGAACCCAACCATGCTACAGAATTATCTAAAAATCGCGTTTCGGAACCTCGTTAAGAACAAGACGTTCTCGGGCGTTAACATCCTGGGCCTGGCATTGGGCATGGCCTGTAGTCTATTGATTATGCTTTGGGTGCAGGATGAACTAAGTATCGATGCTTTTCACGCTAACAAGCAGCAACTGTATCGGATTTATATGCGGGAGTATTTCAGCGGTAAAGTGCAGGGCGTAATCTGGACACCCGGTCCGTTAGCCGATGAACTGAAAAAGTCAATTCCTGAAATTCAGCTATCAACACCTTATGAGTGGGTGAGTGACCAGACGTTTTCTGTCGGAAGTAAAGTCAATAAACAGGCGACCAATGCGGCAAGTGCTGATTTCTTCAAAATGTTTAGCTATAAGCTCTTGCAGGGTACAGCCGAAGCCGCGTTGAAAGACCGAAATAGCCTGGCTATTTCCAGAAGCATGGCTGAGAGTTTCTTTGGCAGCCCCGAAGCAGCTATTGGCAAGACCATCCGCTTCGACAATCGGAAAGATTTACTGATAACGGCCGTCTTTGAAAACATAGCGAAGAACAGCACACTGACGTTCGACTGTTTACGAAATTGGGATGAATTTGTTGAGGATAATGGCTGGGCTAAAGGCTGGGATAGTACGGACCCACTCACGTTTTTTATGATTCGCCCCGATGCCGATCCGGCGAAGGTAGAAGCCAAAATCAAACATTTGCTGGATAAATTTAATCGGGATGGGAATAAGCCCGTTCATACCGAACTGGCCATGCAGCCTTTCCATGAGTATTATCTGAATAGCAATTTTAAGAATGCTCAGATCGATGGCGGGCGGATTGAATACGTACGGCTGTTTACTATGGTCGCTGTTTTTATCCTGCTGATAGCCTGCATCAATTTCATGAATCTGGCGACCGCTCGTTCGGGCAAACGGGCTAAAGAAGTTGGCGTTCGCAAAGTCGTTGGTGCCATGCGTTCACTGCTAATTGGGCAGTTTGTCGGCGAGGCCATGTTATTGACCGTTTTCTCAATTTTCCTGGCCATCTTATTCGTTGCTTTGTTGTTGCCTTCTTTTAATAGTCTGACGGACAAGCAGATAGGTCTTCCTGTTAATGATCTTTCGTTTTGGGGTATTCTGGCAGGATTGACATTGTTGACGGGGTTACTTGCTGGTAGTTACCCAGCCTTTTTTCTCTCCGCGCTCAACCCAATTCGGGTCTTGAAAGGAGCGATGAAAGTTGATACAAAGTCTACCTGGCTTCGGCAGGGGTTAGTCGTATTTCAATTTGCACTCTCCATTATTCTGATTGTCGGTATGATTATCATTTATCGACAGGTTGAGTATGTGCAGACCAAAAACCTGGGGTATGATCGCGAAAACCTGGTTTACTTTCCACTGGAAGGCGATCTGGTTAAGAATTACGACGTGCTGAAAGAGCAGATTTCGCAGATTTCCAGCATAAAACACGTATCACATATGACCGCGTCACCAGCCTCTAATGGCTCGGGCACTGAGGGTATAACCTGGACGGGTAGTGATCCAAACGGCAAAGTCCGGTTTACGCCCGTTGGTGTTGGGTACGATTTTGTCAAAACCATGAACCTAAGCGTCGCCGATGGCCGTGATTTCTCGAAAGCATATCCAACAGACTCCACTGGTTTTTTAATTAATGAAGCTGCACTCAAAGTGATCGGCTACAAAAATCCAATTGGGAAAATCATAAACTGGGGAAATGGTAAAGGTGCTATAATTGGCGTATTGAAAGACTTTCATTTCCAATCGCTACACACGTCCATACGGCCACTGATTGCTTATCTAAGTACGGATTCCAGGCGGCAGGGCGGTAATGTGATCGTTCGCATTGAAGGCGGGAAAACAAAGGAAGCACTTGCCAAATTGGAGGCCCTTTGCAAAAAAATGAATCCTAAGTTCCCCTTTACCTATTCGTTCACCGATCAGGAATATGCCCGCCAATACCAGAGTGAGCAGGTTGTCAGTAAGCTATCGAATTACTTTGCCTTCCTGGCCATCTTCATTTCGTGTCTGGGATTGTTTGGCCTGGCTACGTTCACCGCCGAACAACGGACCAAAGAGATTGGCGTTCGCAAAGTGCTCGGGGCATCGGTTTCCAGCATTGTAGGCCTACTCTCACAGGATTTTCTGAAACTGGTGGCAATCGCTATCCTCGTCGCGTCGCCTATAGCCTGGTGGGCAATGAATCAGTGGTTGCAGGGTTTTGCCTACAAAATTGATATTGAGTGGTGGATGTTCGTCGTGGCAGGGATATTGTCGGTAGCAATTGCGCTCTTGACGGTCAGTTTCCAGAGTATTAAAGCGGCTTTGATGAATCCCGTAAAGAGTCTGCGAGCTGAGTAA